Proteins from one Cicer arietinum cultivar CDC Frontier isolate Library 1 chromosome 3, Cicar.CDCFrontier_v2.0, whole genome shotgun sequence genomic window:
- the LOC101489056 gene encoding E3 ubiquitin-protein ligase APD2-like produces MSEPHSTPPSSAPNGEPSLSYENSSAATQSQSRSPDRPRDSRRVSITYGRTYWSIVDDSAIVRDDKWSCFAVILSFWFFVAVTMILGVYGSMSVVLGPCSSIVLQPNPVFVQSVKVENLEAKPGLILYGTYEYPPLDVVSTWTETHNISIPYGSDKKWKYYLNKGSEINISYSLSSESSTIYLVIAEGAESLSVWLENPTYPNTTLYWNVIRGTGMITQEIFRSSSYYVALGNLEEEVEVDLNLTVRALLHNTTNAYYKCALTSSPCSLNMFFPDGNTAVLVSPGPQQNTSNDEWYVKLNYGPRWLTYIFGIGGLTVLMFWACNFLNKVRSSHEDRVGSRAEGTGPERAPLLSRKDDDLSSWGSSYDSLSQDDQDLDFLAGGSTDGKFLGDGETSNNTQRLCAICFDAPRDCFFLPCGHCVACFACGTRIAEAAGTCPVCRRNMKKVRKIFTV; encoded by the exons ATGTCAGAACCACATTCCACTCCTCCTTCTTCCGCGCCCAACGGTGAACCTTCGCTGTCATACGAAAATTCCTCTGCCGCCACTCAATCTCAATCCAGGTCGCCTGACCGTCCACGCGACTCTCGGCGCGTCAGCATCACCTACGGGAGAACCTACTGGAGTATCGTCGACGACTCCGCCATTGTTAGGGATGATAAGTGGTCCTGCTTCGCCGTTATTTTAAGCTTTTGGTTCTTCG TTGCGGTGACAATGATACTGGGTGTTTATGGGTCAATGAGCGTGGTTTTAGGTCCATGTTCTTCAATTGTTTTGCAACCTAATCCTGTGTTTGTGCAATCTGTGAAG GTAGAAAACTTAGAGGCAAAGCCAGGACTCATTCTTTACGGTACATATGAATATCCACCTCTTGATGTTGTTTCCACATGGACAGAAACTCATAATATATCTATTCCTTATGGCTCAGATAAG AAATGGAAATATTATCTGAATAAAGGGTctgaaataaatatttcatataGTTTGAGCTCTGAGAGCTCCACTATTTATCTTGTAATTGCAGAAG GAGCAGAAAGCCTCTCGGTGTGGCTGGAGAACCCAACATATCCCAATACGACTCTGTATTGGAATGTGATCCGAG gaACTGGTATGATTACGCAGGAAATATTCAGGTCATCGAGTTATTATGTGGCACTTGGTAATTTGGAAGAGGAGGTGGAG GTGGATTTAAACCTCACTGTAAGGGCCTTGTTGCATAATACAACGAATGCTTACTACAAATGTGCTCTGACTAGTAGTCCATGCAGTTTAAACATGTTCTTTCCTGATGGAAACACAGCTGTTTTAGTTTCACCTGGTCCTCAACAG AACACATCCAATGATGAGTGGTATGTCAAACTGAACTACGGACCAAGATGGCTTACATATATTTTTGGCATAG GTGGACTGACTGTGCTTATGTTTTGGGCCTGCAACTTCTTGAACAAGGTTCGGAGTTCCCATGAAGATAGAGTAGGATCCAGAGCTGAAGGAACAGGACCTGAGCGAGCCCCTTTACTTTCTCGCAAAGATGACGATCTTTCAAGTTGGGGTTCATCTTACGATTCCTTATCACAGGATGATCAGGATCTTGACTTTCTCGCCGGAGGTTCCACTGATGGGAAGTTTTTAGGTGATGGTGAAACCAGTAATAACACACAGCGTCTTTGTGCAATTTGTTTTGATGCTCCACGGGACTGTTTCTTCCTTCCGTGTGGGCACTGTGTGGCTTGTTTTGCATGTGGAACGAG GATAGCCGAGGCAGCTGGCACGTGCCCCGTTTGTCGTAGGAACATGAAGAAGGTGAGGAAAATTTTTACTGTTTGA
- the LOC105852934 gene encoding uncharacterized protein — translation MMVEEFYWRPYLGFQHEVSEEDRATWSACTYLLCYHIVEKHHTDRVTLQFGLHQQIPQPPEDMKSYHEVDMRRGIDDNWTWVWREEINHWNERHNYVLQGNIVQGVLCHSTEYMIWFRQHTKLFISVEQYLRDPRLQPPSYPRVQSTSQSTPQHQYTAGPSSSSPHIHVATEVPFYDPPPSQYYVPSVPEIPTPGYPTEDGLLYNLFGTQCTTPESAYVVFDSMYNQQSQNVMEPGGSGSNPSTAYIEENDQNDDEPEEPQLVQRARRVRRHRTCGTGGHLGGHH, via the exons atgatggttgaggaa TTTTATTGGAGACCTTATCTCGGGTTCCAACATGAAGTTTCAGAAGAAGATAGGGCCACTTGGAGTGCATGTACTTATCTACTCTGTtatcatattgttgaaaaacatCATACAGATAGGGTCACACTCCAGTTTGGTTTACATCAACAAATACCACAACCACCAGAGGACATGAAATCGTATCACGAGGTCGACATGAGGCGTGGGATTGATGATAATTGGACTTGGGTTTGGAGGGAAGAAATAAACCATTGGAATGAGCGCCATAATTACGTGTTGCAAGGTAACATCGTACAAGGTGTTTTATGTCATAGCACAGaatatatgatttggtttagaCAACACACCAAATTGTTTATATCTGTAGAACAATATCTTCGTGATCCCCGTTTACAACCGCCGTCATATCCTCGTGTGCAATCGACCTCCCAATCAACCCCACAACACCAATACACAGCAGGACCGTCTTCATCATCACCTCACATACACGTCGCTACTGAAGTTCCATTTTATGATCCACCACCATCTCAGTATTACGTTCCGTCGGTGCCAGAAATACCAACACCCGGTTATCCGACAGAAGATGGGCttctctataatttgtttggaactcagtgcacaactcctgagtcggcATATGTTGTATTTGATTCAATGTATAATCAACAATCCCAAAATGTAATGGAACCAGGTGGCAGTGGTTCTAATCCATCTACAGCTtacattgaagaaaatgatcaaaatgacgaTGAACCGGAAGAACCGCAACTTGTTCAGAGAGCTAGACGAGTTCGGCGACATCGTACATGTGGGACTGGgggtcatttaggtggacatcattga